The Opitutales bacterium ASA1 genome window below encodes:
- a CDS encoding L,D-transpeptidase family protein, whose amino-acid sequence MKALSYAFLFALLASGAPRSAVAQAPTATAQADILPAETRQLVVCLTADWNTHRATLLCYERTDTGTWTAVGEPRPALLGKHGLAWGRGIVPVPPDTTAPTKQEGDGRSPAGVFAVGRIFGSDPTLPAGGDFPYRQVTAADAWIDDPENPLYNQHVVVPDPRRAPAWFESQRMRLGDPAFRWLVEIRHNAEPPLPGAGSAIFLHIRRGEDRPTAGCTAMASDDVKALVVWLRSAARPHFVALPIVEYRANWREWGLPPPESAWLPSP is encoded by the coding sequence ATGAAAGCGTTATCGTATGCCTTTCTCTTCGCCTTGCTCGCCTCCGGCGCGCCGCGGAGCGCGGTCGCGCAGGCACCGACGGCGACCGCACAAGCCGATATCTTGCCTGCCGAAACACGCCAACTCGTCGTGTGCCTCACCGCGGATTGGAACACCCACCGTGCCACTCTCCTTTGTTACGAGCGCACCGACACCGGCACATGGACCGCCGTCGGCGAGCCACGCCCGGCGCTGCTCGGCAAACACGGTCTCGCGTGGGGACGCGGCATCGTTCCCGTCCCACCCGACACGACCGCCCCGACCAAGCAGGAAGGCGACGGACGTTCGCCCGCAGGTGTCTTCGCCGTCGGGCGCATCTTCGGTTCGGACCCGACCCTGCCCGCCGGTGGCGACTTCCCTTACCGGCAGGTCACCGCAGCCGATGCCTGGATCGACGATCCCGAAAACCCGCTCTACAACCAACACGTCGTCGTACCGGATCCGCGCCGCGCGCCCGCGTGGTTCGAATCGCAACGCATGCGCCTCGGCGACCCCGCCTTCCGCTGGCTCGTCGAGATCCGCCACAACGCCGAACCGCCACTGCCGGGCGCGGGCAGCGCCATCTTCCTCCACATCCGCCGCGGTGAAGACCGCCCCACCGCCGGCTGCACCGCAATGGCGAGCGACGACGTGAAGGCGCTCGTGGTATGGCTGCGCTCGGCCGCCCGACCGCACTTCGTCGCGCTTCCGATCGTCGAATACCGCGCAAACTGGCGCGAGTGGGGACTCCCGCCGCCCGAGAGCGCGTGGCTTCCCTCGCCCTGA
- a CDS encoding VOC family protein, with protein sequence MASVSTYLNFNRNTEEAFLFYKAVFGTEFSCPIMRFKDGPGCPEGGQLPEADANLVMHVTLPILGGHLLMGTDAPESMGMKLVQGNNVYINLEPDTRAETDRLFSALGAGGTIESALQDMFWGAYWGTLTDKFGVRWMFNCATK encoded by the coding sequence ATGGCCAGTGTCAGCACCTACCTGAACTTCAACCGCAACACCGAGGAGGCGTTTCTCTTCTACAAAGCCGTCTTCGGCACAGAGTTTTCGTGTCCGATCATGCGCTTCAAGGACGGCCCGGGCTGTCCTGAAGGCGGCCAGCTCCCCGAGGCCGATGCGAACCTCGTGATGCACGTCACACTCCCGATCCTCGGGGGCCACCTGCTCATGGGCACGGACGCGCCGGAGTCGATGGGCATGAAGTTGGTTCAGGGGAACAACGTCTACATCAACCTCGAACCCGACACGCGGGCCGAGACCGACCGGCTCTTCTCGGCACTCGGTGCCGGCGGCACGATCGAGTCGGCGCTGCAGGACATGTTTTGGGGCGCGTATTGGGGCACGCTCACGGACAAGTTCGGCGTGCGGTGGATGTTCAACTGCGCGACGAAGTGA
- a CDS encoding oxidoreductase, with protein sequence MSGVASRADESHWDGMDAENGQVVLVTGASAGIGEAIVRRLVRGGARVACTARRADRLEALRADVDPDGTRVLVLPGDVTSAEDRLRWIESVRARWGRIDALVNNAGYGERGPVERVSVERIRRNFETNVFALVALTQLAIPHMRAQGGGRIVHIGSIAGRIARPFSSVYDATKHALNALADGMRGELRPFGIDVVVIEPGMILSEFVAAADAASAEFLADKGLYAERWANVERGFDRVRRLAGTPDDIARLVERALCARRPRSRYCGPLHAKLGLFLRWLLPDRAFDAIFRA encoded by the coding sequence GTGAGTGGTGTTGCGTCGCGGGCGGACGAGTCACATTGGGACGGCATGGATGCGGAGAATGGCCAGGTGGTGCTCGTCACGGGGGCTTCGGCGGGAATCGGCGAGGCGATCGTGCGGCGGTTGGTGCGCGGAGGTGCGCGCGTCGCGTGCACCGCGCGGCGCGCCGACAGGCTGGAAGCGTTGCGTGCCGACGTCGACCCCGACGGCACGCGCGTGCTCGTGCTGCCGGGCGACGTGACCTCGGCGGAGGACCGCCTCCGGTGGATCGAATCCGTGCGCGCGCGTTGGGGGCGAATCGACGCACTCGTCAACAACGCCGGCTACGGCGAGCGCGGGCCGGTGGAACGCGTATCCGTGGAGCGAATACGGCGCAACTTCGAGACCAACGTCTTCGCGCTCGTCGCGCTCACGCAGCTCGCGATTCCGCACATGCGTGCGCAAGGCGGGGGGCGGATCGTGCACATCGGCTCCATCGCGGGCCGGATCGCACGGCCGTTCTCTTCGGTTTACGACGCGACCAAGCACGCGCTCAACGCACTCGCCGACGGCATGCGCGGGGAGCTGCGTCCGTTCGGCATCGACGTCGTCGTGATCGAGCCGGGCATGATCCTCAGCGAGTTCGTGGCCGCGGCCGACGCGGCCTCGGCGGAGTTTCTCGCCGACAAGGGGCTCTATGCGGAGCGCTGGGCGAACGTCGAGCGGGGCTTCGATCGCGTGCGTCGTCTGGCAGGCACGCCGGACGACATCGCAAGGCTCGTCGAGCGGGCCTTGTGTGCGCGCCGGCCGCGTTCGCGTTATTGCGGACCGTTGCACGCGAAGCTCGGGTTGTTTCTGCGCTGGTTGCTGCCGGACCGTGCTTTCGACGCGATCTTTCGGGCGTGA
- a CDS encoding S9 family peptidase encodes MNRKSLPQRLAALLVALAGSIGGATAAEPTPRFTALDVFELEFAASPQISPDGRTIAYVRRSMDVMEDRSRANVWTLDPATGAHRPLLSGRAGYGSPRWSPDGTRLAYLTAVEGRQQLHVRWMDTGQTALVTNLPHAPGAIAWSPDGYTIAFTMSVPGEAPPLVPPRTPPPGATWGKPAKTIDRVVYRADGAGYLEVEYTHVFVVPADGGTPRRLTSGDFNHDGPLAWTRDGRSILFSANRNADWEYEPMVSQLWSVDVSTGELRKLVERAGTNHSPVVSPDGTHVAFLGHEDDLRSYQVDRLRVARIDGTGERVLSATVDSDAESPVWAADGSGVYFSYDHRGEKLLAFAELDGPVRTLDVRIGGSSLGRPYTGGDFAVGPKGEVVFTVQRTDRPADLSLLSPDGSTRALTALNEDLLGHKTLGEVRELTWKSSFDGREIQGWLVLPPDFDPAKKHPLVLEIHGGPHTAYGPVFAAELQAFASAGYVVLYANPRGSTSYGAEFANLIHHRYPSEDYDDLVSGVDAAIALGFVDPDALYVTGGSGGGVLTTWIVGKTHRFRAAVVAKPVINWTSFVLTADFTPYFQKYWFGKFPWEDPEGYWRRSPLSLAGEIETPTLVIVGDADHRTPVSESEQLYQALKLRRIDTALVRIPDSPHSMEARPSQLVSKIDHILAWFARHRKSAESTE; translated from the coding sequence ATGAATCGTAAGTCGCTCCCGCAGCGCCTCGCGGCGCTGCTCGTCGCTCTCGCAGGCTCGATCGGTGGCGCGACGGCCGCCGAACCGACGCCGCGCTTCACCGCGCTCGACGTGTTCGAGCTCGAGTTCGCCGCTTCGCCGCAGATCTCGCCCGACGGCCGCACCATCGCATACGTGCGCCGGTCGATGGACGTGATGGAAGACCGCTCGCGCGCCAACGTCTGGACGCTCGACCCCGCCACCGGCGCACACCGTCCGCTCCTGTCGGGCCGCGCTGGATACGGCTCGCCCCGTTGGTCGCCCGACGGCACGCGCCTCGCCTACCTCACCGCCGTCGAAGGCCGGCAGCAACTGCACGTGCGCTGGATGGACACCGGACAGACCGCCCTCGTGACCAACCTCCCGCACGCCCCGGGTGCGATCGCGTGGTCGCCCGACGGCTACACGATCGCCTTCACCATGAGCGTCCCCGGCGAAGCCCCGCCGCTCGTGCCTCCCCGCACGCCTCCGCCCGGCGCCACCTGGGGTAAACCCGCGAAGACGATCGACCGCGTGGTCTACCGGGCCGACGGCGCAGGGTATTTGGAAGTCGAATACACGCACGTCTTCGTCGTCCCTGCCGATGGCGGCACACCGCGACGGCTGACCTCCGGTGACTTCAATCACGATGGACCGCTCGCGTGGACGCGCGACGGGCGCTCGATCCTGTTTTCCGCCAATCGCAACGCCGACTGGGAGTACGAGCCCATGGTCTCGCAACTCTGGTCGGTCGACGTATCCACCGGCGAACTACGAAAGCTCGTCGAGCGCGCCGGCACGAACCACTCGCCCGTCGTCTCTCCCGACGGCACCCACGTCGCCTTCCTCGGTCACGAGGACGACCTCCGCAGCTACCAAGTCGACCGCCTCAGGGTCGCCCGGATCGACGGCACCGGCGAACGCGTCCTCAGCGCCACCGTCGACTCCGACGCCGAGTCCCCGGTGTGGGCCGCCGACGGCAGCGGCGTCTACTTCTCCTACGACCACCGCGGCGAGAAGCTCCTCGCCTTCGCTGAGCTCGACGGCCCCGTCCGCACGCTCGACGTGCGCATAGGCGGCAGTTCGCTCGGGCGCCCTTACACCGGTGGAGACTTCGCCGTCGGTCCGAAGGGCGAGGTCGTCTTCACCGTCCAGCGCACCGATCGCCCCGCCGACCTCTCGCTCCTCTCGCCCGACGGCTCCACGCGCGCGCTCACCGCGCTCAACGAAGACCTGTTGGGTCACAAGACCCTCGGCGAGGTCCGCGAGCTGACGTGGAAATCCTCCTTCGACGGCCGCGAGATCCAAGGCTGGCTCGTGCTGCCCCCCGACTTCGATCCCGCGAAGAAGCACCCGCTCGTGCTCGAGATCCACGGCGGCCCCCACACCGCCTACGGTCCCGTATTCGCTGCGGAACTACAGGCCTTCGCCTCCGCCGGTTACGTCGTGCTCTACGCCAACCCGCGCGGCAGCACGTCCTACGGCGCGGAATTCGCCAACCTCATCCACCACCGGTATCCGAGCGAAGACTACGACGACCTCGTGTCCGGCGTGGACGCCGCCATCGCGCTCGGTTTCGTCGATCCGGACGCACTCTACGTCACCGGCGGCTCGGGCGGCGGCGTGCTCACGACGTGGATCGTCGGCAAGACGCACCGCTTCCGCGCCGCCGTCGTGGCCAAGCCCGTGATCAATTGGACGAGCTTCGTCCTCACCGCCGACTTCACGCCCTACTTCCAGAAGTACTGGTTCGGGAAGTTCCCGTGGGAGGACCCCGAGGGTTACTGGCGCCGATCGCCGCTCTCGCTCGCCGGTGAGATCGAGACACCCACGCTCGTGATCGTCGGCGACGCCGACCACCGCACGCCCGTGAGCGAGTCCGAGCAACTCTACCAAGCACTCAAACTCCGCCGCATCGACACCGCGCTCGTCCGCATCCCCGATTCGCCCCACTCGATGGAAGCACGACCGTCCCAACTCGTTTCCAAGATCGACCACATCCTCGCATGGTTCGCCCGCCATCGGAAGTCGGCCGAATCCACCGAGTAG
- a CDS encoding sigma-70 family RNA polymerase sigma factor has product MCGDVNTLPSSCSTLSDDELALRSAAGDHEAFAGIVSRYKTLVCSVTYSGTGSLARSEDLAQETFVAAWKQLRHLREPGKLRGWLCGIARNLVRNNRRSSRREPVAEAVEFEALHEPVDAATLPSDEAVNREQEAILWRALERVPETYREPLVLYYREEKSVARVAAELGLSEDAVKQRLARGRRHLHDEVTAFVEGALARTVPGEVFTTQVMGALPLFVGSGLASAGAASGAATGVSAGVGGGAAKGGLLGGVGGIAGFVLTVLGPVLGLLGAWAGVRASLEGAKTRREREYVVRFLKQIGIGVVVFAVVMGLVTAGLRSWGVLDALGWAVLALGLSVGYLGWVSVLAFHAKRRLREIRIEERRSHPEAFVGEEQTVFGRFREYRSRAHFLGLPLVHVRLGNPPDAKRTAACGWIAIGDEAYGVLVAIGGIAVGGISVGGISAGLLSIGGASLGAFAVGGLAIGGWAVGGAALGVVATGGIALAWTAAEGGYAAAREFALGAHASAAEANTAAASDYFAARPWMDVRSTLGKLVLSLIWLPSVFVLVRYLRMRDGRKRTPASSA; this is encoded by the coding sequence GTGTGCGGCGACGTGAATACACTACCTTCCAGTTGCTCCACTCTCTCCGACGACGAACTCGCTCTGCGCAGTGCCGCCGGTGATCACGAGGCCTTTGCCGGCATCGTTTCCCGATACAAGACGCTCGTTTGCTCGGTCACCTACAGCGGCACCGGCTCGCTGGCGCGCAGCGAGGATCTCGCGCAGGAGACCTTCGTCGCGGCGTGGAAACAACTCCGGCATCTGCGCGAGCCGGGCAAACTGCGGGGTTGGCTGTGCGGGATCGCGCGCAACCTCGTGCGCAACAACCGGCGCAGTTCCCGTCGCGAACCCGTGGCCGAGGCGGTGGAGTTCGAGGCGCTGCACGAACCCGTCGATGCGGCGACGCTGCCGTCGGACGAAGCGGTAAACCGCGAGCAGGAGGCGATCCTCTGGCGGGCGTTGGAGCGCGTGCCGGAGACGTATCGCGAGCCGCTCGTGCTCTACTACCGCGAAGAGAAGTCGGTCGCACGCGTCGCCGCGGAGCTGGGTCTCTCGGAGGACGCGGTGAAACAGCGTCTCGCTCGCGGGCGTCGGCATCTGCACGACGAAGTCACGGCGTTCGTCGAAGGTGCGTTGGCGCGGACGGTGCCCGGCGAAGTGTTCACCACGCAGGTCATGGGTGCGCTGCCGCTCTTCGTGGGATCGGGGCTCGCGTCGGCGGGCGCGGCATCGGGAGCGGCGACCGGTGTGAGCGCGGGCGTCGGCGGCGGTGCCGCCAAGGGCGGCCTGCTCGGCGGCGTTGGCGGTATTGCCGGATTCGTGCTGACCGTGCTCGGTCCGGTGCTCGGGCTACTGGGCGCGTGGGCGGGCGTGCGGGCCTCGCTCGAGGGCGCGAAGACGCGGCGTGAGCGCGAGTACGTCGTGCGGTTCCTGAAGCAGATCGGGATCGGCGTGGTGGTCTTCGCAGTCGTGATGGGCCTCGTCACGGCGGGCCTGCGCTCGTGGGGCGTGCTCGACGCGCTCGGCTGGGCGGTGCTGGCGCTGGGTTTGTCGGTGGGTTATCTCGGATGGGTCTCGGTGTTGGCCTTTCACGCCAAGCGGCGGCTGAGGGAGATCCGGATCGAGGAGCGCCGATCGCACCCCGAGGCGTTTGTCGGGGAAGAGCAGACCGTCTTCGGGAGGTTTCGCGAGTATCGGAGCCGCGCGCACTTTCTGGGGCTTCCGCTCGTGCATGTGCGTCTCGGAAATCCCCCGGATGCGAAGCGCACCGCGGCGTGCGGCTGGATCGCGATCGGCGACGAGGCGTACGGTGTGCTCGTTGCGATCGGAGGCATCGCGGTCGGAGGGATCAGCGTCGGGGGCATTTCGGCGGGGCTGTTGTCGATCGGCGGCGCGAGTCTGGGGGCGTTCGCCGTCGGCGGACTGGCAATCGGGGGTTGGGCGGTGGGCGGCGCTGCGCTCGGGGTCGTGGCGACGGGCGGCATCGCGCTCGCCTGGACGGCGGCCGAAGGCGGCTACGCGGCGGCGCGGGAGTTCGCGCTCGGCGCACACGCCAGCGCCGCGGAGGCCAACACGGCGGCCGCGAGCGATTACTTCGCAGCCCGTCCGTGGATGGACGTCCGCAGCACGCTCGGAAAACTCGTCCTGAGCCTGATCTGGCTCCCGTCGGTCTTCGTGCTTGTGCGGTATCTGAGGATGCGGGATGGGAGGAAACGCACGCCGGCTTCGTCAGCCTGA
- the nhaR gene encoding transcriptional activator NhaR, with translation MHDWLNYHHLRYFWVVAREGGLRRAAERLHVSQPSISAQIGDLEEALGEKLFRREGRSNVLTETGQLAFRYADEIFSLGQEFLNAVKQRPSSKALRLHVGVADALPKLVTHEILKPVFETTENIHVICREGKLEDLLAQLAAHRIDIVLADEPATSSHSLRAFNHKLGDSGITLCATADLAERLKRGFPKSLQGAPALLPAETTPLRRSLEEWFNAIGVRPQVVADFEDAALSKVVAAEGKGFVAIPRVVVADALARYQLGEIGTTERCREEFYAITAERRIRHPAVATITERARKLFSS, from the coding sequence ATGCACGACTGGCTCAACTACCACCACTTGCGCTACTTCTGGGTCGTCGCGCGCGAAGGCGGCCTCCGGCGCGCGGCCGAGCGTCTCCACGTTTCCCAGCCCTCGATCTCCGCTCAGATCGGCGATCTGGAGGAAGCGCTCGGTGAAAAACTCTTTCGCCGCGAGGGACGCTCCAACGTCCTCACCGAAACCGGCCAGCTCGCATTCCGTTACGCCGACGAGATCTTTTCCCTCGGCCAAGAGTTCCTCAACGCCGTCAAACAACGCCCCTCCTCCAAAGCACTCCGCCTTCACGTAGGCGTCGCCGACGCACTTCCAAAACTCGTCACGCACGAGATCCTCAAACCCGTCTTCGAAACGACGGAGAACATCCACGTGATCTGCCGCGAAGGTAAACTCGAGGACCTCCTCGCCCAACTCGCGGCCCACCGCATCGACATCGTCCTCGCCGACGAACCCGCCACGAGCAGCCACTCGCTGCGCGCGTTCAACCACAAGCTCGGCGATTCCGGCATCACGCTCTGCGCCACCGCCGACCTCGCCGAACGCCTCAAGCGCGGCTTCCCCAAGTCTCTCCAAGGTGCGCCCGCTCTCCTCCCCGCCGAAACGACTCCCCTGCGTCGCTCGCTCGAAGAGTGGTTCAACGCCATCGGCGTCCGTCCGCAGGTGGTGGCCGACTTCGAAGACGCCGCGCTCTCCAAAGTGGTCGCAGCGGAAGGCAAGGGCTTCGTCGCCATCCCTCGCGTCGTCGTCGCCGATGCGCTCGCGCGTTACCAACTCGGCGAGATCGGCACGACCGAACGGTGCCGCGAAGAATTCTACGCGATCACCGCCGAACGCCGCATCCGCCACCCCGCCGTCGCCACGATCACCGAGCGCGCCAGAAAACTCTTTTCGTCCTGA
- a CDS encoding SRPBCC family protein, which translates to MSSHTIHLHRVLRASPEKVYRAFTEADAMCRWLPPFGFIGTMQKFEPKVGGSFRMSFTNFGTRHTHSFGGEYVEMKPHESLRYTDRFDDPNLPGEITVSVTFKPVACGTELRVEQAGIPAVIPAEMCYLGWQESLLQLAQLVEPDIPNG; encoded by the coding sequence ATGAGCTCGCACACCATCCATCTTCACCGCGTCCTGCGCGCGTCACCCGAAAAAGTCTACCGCGCCTTCACCGAGGCCGACGCCATGTGTCGTTGGCTGCCGCCTTTCGGCTTCATCGGCACGATGCAGAAGTTCGAGCCGAAGGTCGGCGGGAGCTTCCGGATGTCGTTCACCAACTTCGGCACGCGCCACACGCATTCGTTCGGCGGCGAGTACGTGGAGATGAAACCGCACGAGTCGCTGCGCTACACCGACCGATTCGACGATCCCAATCTCCCGGGCGAGATCACCGTGAGCGTGACCTTCAAACCCGTGGCGTGCGGTACGGAGTTGCGCGTCGAACAAGCCGGTATCCCGGCGGTGATCCCGGCCGAGATGTGCTACCTCGGCTGGCAGGAATCGCTCCTGCAACTCGCGCAACTCGTGGAGCCGGACATTCCGAACGGATGA
- a CDS encoding pyrimidine/purine nucleoside phosphorylase, which translates to MSSIPDRFTGVTVLTKANIYFDGGVISHTVLFADASKKTLGIIRPGTYHFGTDAAERMEIVAGSCRVTLDGTNTEQTYGTGTHFDVAAKSGFTIAVDGGACEYICSFLA; encoded by the coding sequence ATGAGCAGCATCCCCGATCGCTTCACCGGAGTCACCGTCCTCACGAAGGCCAATATCTACTTCGACGGCGGCGTGATCAGCCACACAGTCCTCTTCGCCGACGCATCGAAGAAGACCCTCGGAATCATCCGACCCGGCACGTACCACTTCGGCACCGACGCCGCCGAGCGCATGGAGATCGTGGCCGGCTCGTGTCGCGTGACGCTCGACGGCACGAACACCGAACAGACCTACGGCACCGGCACGCACTTCGACGTCGCGGCGAAGTCCGGCTTCACCATCGCGGTGGATGGCGGTGCGTGCGAATACATCTGCTCCTTCCTCGCCTGA
- the meaB gene encoding methylmalonyl Co-A mutase-associated GTPase MeaB, producing MPDQPPRPEWAPADAGPEFASRVMPGAAGPSAAFTPSPKRRTLSIDDYVAGIEAGDRAVLARAITLIESDAPRHHGEAREVVNRILPRTGRAVRIGITGIPGAGKSTFIEAFGLHLCGLGHKVAVLAVDPSSTLTRGSVLGDKTRMEQLSRHPSCFIRPSPSGGTLGGVARKSRETMLACEAAGFDVILVETVGVGQSETTVRSMVDFFLLLAITGAGDELQGMKRGIMELADAIVINKADGDNKPRAESTRQQYEMAIHYLQPATDGWKTATRTCSALTGEGVPQVWTMIEDFRRTTSENGVLETRRRHQTLEWMHALLEEGLRARFLGDPQIAARREKLQAEVLAGRLSAGAAVEALLDHTHPPA from the coding sequence ATGCCCGACCAACCGCCACGCCCCGAATGGGCCCCCGCCGACGCCGGCCCGGAGTTCGCCTCGCGCGTCATGCCCGGAGCGGCCGGCCCGTCGGCGGCGTTCACACCCTCTCCGAAGCGGCGCACGCTTTCGATCGACGACTACGTCGCCGGCATCGAAGCGGGCGACCGCGCCGTGCTCGCCCGAGCCATCACGTTGATCGAGAGCGACGCCCCCCGCCACCACGGCGAAGCCCGCGAAGTGGTCAACCGCATCCTCCCGCGCACCGGCCGCGCCGTGCGCATCGGCATCACCGGCATCCCGGGCGCGGGCAAGAGCACGTTCATCGAAGCCTTCGGCCTCCACCTCTGCGGCCTCGGTCACAAGGTCGCCGTGCTCGCCGTCGACCCCAGCAGCACGCTCACGCGCGGTAGCGTCCTCGGCGACAAGACTCGCATGGAACAGCTCTCGCGCCATCCCTCGTGTTTCATCCGCCCCTCGCCCTCCGGCGGCACGCTCGGCGGCGTCGCGCGCAAGAGCCGTGAAACCATGCTCGCCTGCGAAGCCGCCGGCTTCGACGTGATCCTCGTCGAGACGGTCGGCGTCGGCCAAAGCGAAACCACCGTCCGCTCGATGGTGGATTTCTTCCTCCTCCTCGCCATCACCGGCGCCGGCGACGAACTGCAAGGCATGAAGCGCGGCATCATGGAGCTCGCCGACGCCATCGTCATCAACAAGGCCGACGGCGACAACAAGCCCCGCGCCGAGTCCACCCGCCAGCAATACGAGATGGCCATCCACTACCTCCAGCCCGCCACCGACGGCTGGAAGACCGCCACCCGCACCTGCTCCGCCCTCACCGGCGAAGGCGTGCCGCAGGTCTGGACGATGATCGAAGACTTCCGCCGCACCACCTCGGAAAACGGAGTTCTCGAAACCCGGCGCCGCCACCAAACGCTCGAGTGGATGCACGCCCTGCTCGAAGAAGGCCTCCGCGCCCGCTTCCTCGGCGACCCGCAGATCGCAGCTCGCCGCGAGAAGTTGCAGGCCGAAGTCCTCGCCGGCCGCCTCAGCGCCGGCGCCGCCGTCGAAGCGTTGCTCGACCACACTCACCCGCCTGCCTGA